The genomic interval TATTGAAATGATTTTAGGAATAACACTATATAAAGACAGCGTTCCGGCAACAGCATCTATTGTTCCTATTGCTTTTCCCTTAATTGCCGGTGCCGGTACACTTACCACTCTTTTATCGCTGAAAGCTGAATACCATGATAGCAATATTATTGTGGCAATTTGCTTAAACATGTTGGTGGTTTATTTAGTCCTCAAAAACACTAAATACCTTGAAACCATTCTTGGTCCAGGTGGAATTAATATTGTACGCAAGGTATTTGGCGTTATACTATTAGCTATCGCGGTTAAACTATTTCGTACCAATGCCGGTATGTAATTTTGTTTTAATTACATTTAATCCTATTTTTAAATTATTAAACGTGAGTAGTCTACTCAAATTGCCTATTCTGTTTTACGAATTGTTTAACGCATTTAATCACTAACATAATTAACTTAAATTCCCTTTTATGAAAAAACAAAACCTAATTTTATCGCTGGTCTTGGTATCTGGCATGTTGTTTGTAAACTCTTGTTCAACTCAAAAAAAAGCTGTTGTAGAAGAAGCTTGTGCTAGCCCTGCTCCAACTTATTCAGCCAATGTTAAATCAATAATTGAAAGCAATTGCTCAGTTAGTGGATGTCATTCAAAAGGTAAAGGCGACTTAAGAGTGTTCGAAAATTTAAAACGTGAAGCTGATGAAGGAGCAATTAAAAATTTGGTAGTTGTGAAAAAAAAGATGCCACCTAATAAACCACTAAGCGATAGCGATATCAAACTTATTGATTGCTGGTTGAAAGACGGGGGTAAAGAAAACTAAAATCTAAAACAAAAAAATGAAAAAATTAATTTTAACTATTAGCTGCGGAATCATCAGCTTAACCGGATTCTCACAAATTTATTTGGCCAACAATAAAGCTGCTCAAATTAAATTTTTTAGTACTACTCCGGTCGAAAACATTGATGCAACCAACGATGCGGTTACTTCAATTTTAAATACCACTACAGATTCGGTAGGGGTAAAAGTTCCAATTAATGCTTTTATTTTTCCAAAATCGTTGATGCAGGAGCACTTTAACGAAAACTACATGGAAAGTGCTAAATATCCTAACGCTAAATTCAGTGGTAAGATAAACGAAAAAGTAGACTATACTAAAAATGGTGAATACAAAGTTACTTGCACCGGAACCCTTACCATACATGGAGTTGCTCAACCAACAACCATTTCTGGTACATTAAAAATCAATGAAGGTAAAGTACATCTTGATTCAAAATTTGCTGTTAAATTAAAAGATTTCAAAATTGAGGTTCCTAAATTGGTTTTCCAAAATATTGCTGAATCAATTGATGTAACTATGACGGCTACCTATTCGCCTTATGTAAAAAAACAGTAAGCTATTTGTTCACATTTTACCTGTGAACAAAATTAATTAGGGCAAAGCGCTTTTGTACTTACTTTTGCAATAAAAATTGCGGTGAACAAAAGCGCTTTGCCATTTATTTCAACTCCACTTGACTCCAATCGCAATAAGAGTATCATATCGTATGATATTTCTGAATCGGAAGCTAGTAAGTCAACTACCTTTGATAGTTTATTACCCAAAAAATCGATTCCTAAATTAGAACTAAGTGTTCCTATAGGACCTGAACCGATCAAGGATTTTGTACCTACACAGGTTAAAAAAGTTAAGGAAAAGAAAAAAGAGAAAATTGAACAACCATCTAACACAATTGCTGCAAAGGATTTACCTCTTACCAGTCTATCTTCAACTCCAGAAAGGCAACTAATACAACCAACAGCGCTTACTACCGACACTATTTCTCAAGTTAAGAAGCTTGTTAAAGTAGTTCCGGTAAAGGTGAAAAAGTTCGAACCGGCGCACTCTTACACTAGAAGTTTATTTGAAAGCAACTTATTGCAAGTCCACCAAATTGAACCAAAGGTTAGAAATAAAGAGCACAACGACTGGGTAACAGGTATATTATTATTGGTAGTAGTGATAGGTTGTATTATAAACGTATCCTACCGTAGCAGGCTCAAGCAATTGTTTAATGCCTTTGCCAGTAACCGCTTTGTTCACCAAATGGTACGTGAAGAAAATGTAATGTTTCAGCGTATCAATATATTTTTATCGATGTTGTTTTTACTCATTACATCCTTGTTTATTTTTCAAATTGGCCGTTATTATAAATTACCCTTCGCTTCAAACAATGATTTTGTGAACTATGCTGTAATACTTTTTGCCTTGTTTGCTTTTTACTTCATTAAAATATCGACTGTTAATTTTTTAGGATTTTTACTAAAAATTGAACGGGAAATAAAGGAATATGTGTTTGCTGTATTTCTTTACAACCATTTTATTGGGTTGGGACTTATTCCGGTAGTAGTGCTGCTTGCCTTTGTACCGACCATTCCCCAGAACATTGTTTTTATTTGCGCAGCGGCCTGTTTTTTAGCTTCTTTTTTGCTTCGAGCTATACGTAGTTATGGAAATGTTTCGGGAACTTCCCGCTTTTCTGTTTTCTATTTATTTTTATATCTTTGCGCCCTTGAAATTTTACCTTTAGTGGTAATAACGAAGTTGATTATTAACATTGTATAGTTCGCGGGTAGAAAATAAATAATGTCAAAGCAATTGAAGGAACCGAACAATTTGAAGGTTAAAAGCATTCTAGTTTCACAACCTAAACCGGAATCTGAAAAATCACCTTATTTTGACCTCGCCAAAAAGTGTAATATAAAGATTGATTTCAGGCCCTTTATACATGTTGAAGGAATTCCTGCAGCAGATTTTCGTAAAGACCGTATTAATATTTCAGAGCATACAGCTGTTATTTTAACTAGCAAAAATGCCGTAGATCATTTTTTCAGAATGTGTCAGGAAATGCGTGTTTCTATTCCGGATACATTAAAATATTTTTGCATATCTGAATCAACTGCCTATTATTTGCAGAAATATGTGGTGTACCGCAAGCGTAAAATTTTTCATGGCAAACAAACCTTTCTCGATTTGATTGATGTAATTAAAAAGCACAAAGAAGAAAAGTTTTTATTGCCTTGCTCCGATAAACACAAAGAAGAAGTTCCCGAAGTTTTGGATCAATTAAATATCAATTATACTAAGGCTATATTGTACAAAACCGTTTGTAGCGATTTGAGCGACTTGGCTGATGTAAATTACGATGTACTGGTATTTTTTAGTCCTTCAGGGATAAAATCCTTGTTTCAAAATTTTCCAAAGTTTAAACAAAACAAAACACGAATTGCAGCGTTTGGGCCAACTACCGCGAAAGCAGTAAAAGAGGCAGGTTTAAAATTGGATATTCATGCTCCTATGCCAGCCGCCCCTTCCATGACAATGGCACTTGAACAATACATTGTTAAAGCCAATAAAGGAAAGTAATCCTTCTTTTATTTTCAGTTTTTTGTAAACCACACCTACTAATTTCTATCTATACTGGATTAATTCGGTAATTGTATTAATTGAAATATTCGATGTAAAAAGTGGATGCTATTTATGTGTAGTATAAAAACAAAATAAAATGTGTTTTATAAATTAAATACCCCTCTCTACACAATCAAATCCCTTATAGCTTCCTCACAATCCTTAAACTTAAACACAAAACCTGCATCTTGAATTTTTTCGCACGATACTCGGCTTCCTTCTAACAGCATAACAGCCATTTCACCCAGCATGATTTTTAAGACGAATGCTGGTACATTTGGTAAGAAATAGGGCTTACCTAAACATTTGGCTAATGTGGAAGTAAAGTACTTATTATTTATGTGTTGTGGCGCTACAGCATTATATGCACCTCGCATGTTATTGTCTTCAATTGCCTTTATATAGATAGCACACAAATCGTGAATATGTATCCATGGAAAATATTGTTTGCCTGTACCAAAAGCAGCCGACAAACCAAATTTTGCAACCATCTTTAATTTTTCCAGGGCTCCTCCACCCTTAGCAAAGACAACACCTGCGCGTAATGCTACCGTTCGAATTTTTAATTCACTGAATTGGGCAACTGAATTTTCCCATTGAAGGCAAATACTTCCTAAAAAATCTTCAGCGGCGGTATCTGATTCATGATAAATTTTCTCGTTAGTATACGCTCCATAATAACCAGCACCCGATGAGGAAATAACAGCTGAAAGTTGATGCGTGCTTTTGTCAATTGCGCTATACAGTAATTGCATTGATTTTATTCGGCTATCCAGAATATTTTGCTTCTGAGCCGCAGTCCACCTTTTTTGTGCTATGTTGGCGCCGGCTAAATGCACTATATAGTTCACATTCTCAATTGCTCGTATATCAATATATCCACTAGTAATATTCCAGTAAAAAATAGTGATTCCGTCGCAAGCGGATTCATTACTTGAAAGTACTTTAATGTTATAACCTTTGACAAGTAATTGATGTTGCAGGTGCTTACCTACTAAGCCTGTACCGCCTGTAATTAGAATAGTTTTGCCGGGAGTCATTGATTACGATAGGAAATAGATTTCTCACTAAAGTTAGCAATAATTTGCAGGGCATTTTAATTAAAAAACAGGAAGCTGCTATTCCTAATATTTGCTAACTGCTGAACGCAATAAAGCAGCATCGCTCCACTTTATCCGTGTTGAAACCATTTTATTAAAAAGGCGGGAATACCCGCCTTTTTAAAACTAAACCACCAATCAAACCCACCTTTACTAAACCAAAAACTTAAGCAATATCAATTAATCGAGATGGCTTTTCCTTCGCTTCTTCACGCTTAGGAATAGTAATGGTTAACAAACCATTTACATACTCGGCACTAATCATATCTTTATTTACTAACTGAGGCAAATTAAAGCTACGCGAAAAAGATTCAAAATTGAATTCTTTACGAGTATATCCATCTTTACTTTCTTCCATTTTGTTTTCTGTTTCAGACGATACAGTTAGCACAGAGTTTGTAACCTCCACCTTGAAATCCGATTTTTTCATTCCGGGAGCTGCTAATTCTAAAACAAAATTATCTTTTGTTTCCTTTACGTTTGCAGCCGGCAAGGTTAATTTTACATTTGAAAAATTGTAATCAAAAAAGTCTTTTCCCAAAAGTGTGTCAAAAAAAGTGGGAATTACGGGCATGTTGCTGTTTTTAAATTTTACTAGTGTCATTTTTTTATCCTCCTGATTTTTAGAATTTATTAATTTGCTTTTTTTAAGTCTATTGAAAACGTTTTCGCTAGAAATTTTTCAAATTAAATGCCAGTATAAAAAAAATGAATTCTTGTCATTCGGAAACTGAAATTCAAGAAATATTGACTGAAAGTATTGATTTTAAAGGCCAATATGGCAGTTGCAAAAAAAACAATTGGAAGTTTTTTATTCGTAAAAATTAAAATCTTTCACCAGTAGTTGCAAATTACTTTTACCCATCCATTCATTTTCACCTATAGTATAACACATATCGAATGGTTTTTTTTGTAATAACTGCGTATAGTATTCGCCTAAGCCAAATGCTATACAAGGAAAGGAAAGTTGTGTATTGCTTTGGATAGCATCTAACTTTAAATGATTGTTGCCAACCACCTTTGCATATCCTTTATCGGTAAGGCCTTTTGAAGCAAACACCGGGTGCATATTTTCGGGACCAAAAGGAGCAAACTGTTTGAGGATGCGAAAAAACTTTGCATCAATGTCAGAAAAATCAAGCAATGCATCAATTTCGATTTCAGGAGTAAGCCATTTTTCGTCGATGGTAGCAGATACCACTTCTTCGAATTTTAGTTGAAATGCTTCCAAGTTTTCTTCTTTGAGCGATAAGCCTGCTGCATATTTATGACCTCCAAATTGTTCGAGCAAATGAGCGCATGCTTCAATAGCATTGTATACATCAAAATTTTTCACGGAGCGTGCCGAACCTGTAAGTAATCCATTTGATTGTGTTAGCACTATAGTAGGACGGTAATACTTTTCGATGAGGCGTGATGCTACAATACCAACAACGCCTTTATGCCAATCGGGTCGATAAAGCACGGTAGATTTTTTTTGAATTAAATATGCATCATCACCAATAATTGCTAGCGCCTGTTCGGTAATTAATTTGTCAATATTTTTTCGCTCGGTATTCGTACTGTTCAGGTTGTTGCCCGAAATTGTTGCATGTTGGGCAGTTTCGCTAAGTAATAGCTCAACCGCCCTGTTTCCCGATTCCAGTCTACCGGCGGCATTAATACGAGGTGCAATAATAAATACCACATCCGAAATTGTGAGCGGCTTTTGTTGCGAAAAATTGGCAATTTCAATCATTGCTTTAAATCCAGGGCGAGGACGCTCATTTAATTCTATTAATCCAAAATGTGCCAAAATTCTATTTTCACCAACAATAGGAACAATGTCGGCTGCAATACTTACAGCCACCAAATCAAGATAAGTTTGCAGATTGGAGAAATCAATTTCGCTTTGTGCGGCATAGGCCTGTATTAATTTAAAGCCTATTCCACACCCTGTTAATTCTTTAAAAGGATAATTGCAATCCTCCCTTTTGGGATCGAGTACAGCAATAGCTTTGGGAATTGTTTCACCTGGTCGGTGATGATCACAAATTATAAAATCGATTCCTCGATTAGTAGCATAAGCAACCTTATCGCAACTTTTAATTCCACAATCCAGCGCAATAATCAATGAAAAATTGTTGTTGGCGGCATAATCTATTCCCTTTACAGAAATTCCATATCCTTCACTGTAACGATCGGGAATATAGTATTCAATGGCAGTATATTCCTTCTTTAGAAAACTAAACATTAACGCAACTGCTGTGGTACCATCTACATCGTAATCGCCATAAATTAATATGCGTTCGCCTTTTTGTATTGCACTTTTAATTCTGCTCACAGCAGCTTGCATGTCCTGCATCAAAAATGGATCATGCAGAGCTGTAAGTTGTGGACGAAAAAAGTTTCGTGCTTCTTCAAAATTGGTAACTCCGCGTTGAATCAATAGTGCAGCAAGAACTTTGTGAATATTGAGTTCGGTAGCGAGTGTATTGGTTTGTTGTTCGGAAGGAGCTTCAGCAATAACCCAACGTTTTTTCATGCGGCAATTTTAGGTTATTAATACTATTTCGAAAATACTTCCTTTGGGTGAATTTTTCTTTACTTCAATGGTTCCCTGATGGGCAAGCACAAGTTTTTTTACAATGTAAAGACCTAATCCGGTGCCTTTGTTTTTGCGGGTTTCTTCATTTCCAATTCGGTAAAATTTATCAAAAATCAACTGCTTCTCAGCTTCAGATACACCGCTACCTTCATCGGCAATTTGAAGTAAAATTTTGTGTTCGCATTTTTTTAGAATGCAAGTAATTTGTGGAACGTTGGGTGAATATTTAATAGCGTTTTCGTAAAGGTTTGTGAGAATTGAGATAAAGGCAAAACGATCTGCTTCAAACTCAATTCCTTTTTCAATAGATAAACTTAAGTGATGCTGTTTTTGTTGCTGAAATAAGGTAGCTAGTTTATTCATTTCGCTTTCTACTAATTCCGAGAAATTAGAAACTTGCTTTAGAAGTCTAAAACTATTGTCCTCTAAACGTACTGCAATCAGTACATTTTCAACCAATGCGTTTAGGCGTTCGGTATCGGCAAGCGCGTTATGTATAATTTCGTTTTGCTTTTCTTTGGGCAAATCTCTTTTCAATAAAGTTTCAAGTTGCAGCTTTGCAGAAGCTATTGGAGATTTTAATTCATGTGTGATGGATAACAAAAAATTCTTTTGCCGCAATCCTAACTCCGCTTCCTTTTTAAAGGTTTTTCGTGTTTGCAAAAATCCGGAAATCAACAAAACCAAAAAAACAGTTCCTTCTCCGGCGATCATTAACCAGCGCTTTTTCAATTTTGCATGAAGCTCGCTTTGAGCGGTTTCAATTTCGCTGGCATCAGAAGTTTGCAATGCTATTATGTGTAACCGTTGTTCAAGTACCTCGTTGTTCAACTTCACCATTAAATAACTCCACCAACTAAATTGAATAAACACATACACCACCAGTAAGTAGAATAAAAAAAGCGGTCTGGGTCGTTTTTGAATTTGCGTCATCGTAACAAATATAATTTGTTTTGAGCAATTCCATTTTTCTACTTGTGGATTTTTGAATTATCTTGCATCAGTGAATTGCTTTGTAAACTATACCTACAAATTTTTGAATTCAATTTGCATCACATTTAATACAACATTCATGAAAAAATCAAGCTTCTTCGTGCTTTTTATAGTCTTAATTTCTTTTACAATTGCTGCTTTTCAAACAAAAAATACTGCAAAAAAAATGAACACAAACTATGTGTTTCCTAAAAATGGAAGCTATGAGAAAGAATGGAAAAAAGTTGATTCACTACAAGAAAAAGGACTTACCCGAAGCGCTCTAGCTATAATTGCAGGAATTTATTCACACGCAAAAACCGAGCGTAGTACTCCTAATTACATACGTGCAATTATTGAGAGAATGAAGTTTGAAAGTTATCTTGAAGAGGATGAATATGTAAAATCAATAGCCGATTTAGAGAACGAAGCAGCTACGGCATATTATCCAGCCAAGCAACTAATTTACTCTATTACTGCCGAAATATACTGGCGTTATTATCAAAACAATCGATGGACATTTTTAAATCGTACCGAAACAAGGCAGTTTGAAAACAAAGACATACGCACCTGGGATTTGAAAAAAATTTATGAGAAAGTTAGTTACAATTATCACAAATCGCTTACGCAAGCCGAAAGAAGCAAGCAAATTACTCTAAGCACTATAGATGCTCTTTTGCAAAAAGAACCGGGTTCACAAAAATTACGGCCCACTTTATATGATTTACTCGCTCACCGTGCAATTGACTTTTTTATGAATGAGGAATCCGGCTTGATTAAGCCTGCAAATTTATATGCTCCTACTGGCCAAGAATACTTCGGTTCGGCTAAAGATTTTTGCCAGCTAGTTGCAGAATCATCCGATTCAACTTCTCGATTATTACAAACAGTAAGACTTTTACAGGATGTAATGTATTTTCATTTAAAGGATAAAGATCCCCAAGCCTTAGTTGATGTTGATTTGAAGCGACTAAAATTTGTAAAAGAAAACAACAGTCATCTAGAAAAAGACAGTCTTTATTTACGGGCACTTAGAGCTATTGAACAAAATTATTCAACACATTCATGCAGCGCCGATGCTAGCTTCTTAATTGCAAGCTATTATTGGGAAATGAGTAATGCACAAGTCGATAAACAGACAAGCGCCGGTTTAAGAAAAAAATGTATGAGCTTGTGTGAAGCGGTATTGAAGCAATTTTCTGCAAGCGATGCTGCAAAAAACTGTTCATATTTAAAAGCGTTATTAAATGAAAAGGAATTGGGATTAACGCTTGAAGATGTTACTATTCCGAACAAACCAATCTTGGGATTACTTCGATTTAAGAATATAACGAAAGCTTATTTCAAAATTGTAAAACTATCGGCAAGTAATGAATCGGATTTAGATCGTGGACTTACGCTTGAGATGCAAAAATCATTATTAAAACAAGCAGGTGTTGCTAACTGGTCTGTAACCTTGCCCCAAGAAAGCGATTATCTGGAACATACCTGCCAAATAGCTATTCCATTGTTAACGGTTGGGCATTACATACTATTCGTTGGTAGTGATCCGGATTTTAGTTCTACAAAAAACGGATTGGGACACAGTAGTTTTTGGGTTAGCAACATTGCCTACATAACACAACGTAAACAAGATGGTAGTTATGAAGGATACACCTTGAACCGAGAAAGTGGTGGGGCACTAAGTAATCTTTCGTTACGCATGTGGTATGAAACCTATGATCAAAAGAGCAGGACCAATAAATTTACCTTAGGAAACTCATTTACTAGCGATGCACAAGGACATTTTGAAATTCCATCCAATGAGAACCACCGTAATTTTTATTTAGAAATGGAAGACCCTAAAGGAGACCGGCTATGCAGCGATTATGGTTTTTATCATTACAAAAATTACGAATCACCGAGTCAACCCTTCGAACAAACCTATTTTTTTACCGACCGAAAAATCTATCGTCCTGGTCAAACCGTTTATTTCAAAGCTTTGTTACTGGAGAAGGATGGCGATGCGTCTAAAATACTAGCGAATAAACAAACTGAAATTACTTTTAGCGATGCTAATGGACAAAAAATTAGTTCGCTTCAATTGCTTACAAACGAATACGGATCTTGTCATGGTAGCTTCACAATTCCTACAGGAAGGTTGAATGGTCAGATGTACCTCGCTACACAATCGGGTAGTTGTTACTTTTCGGTGGAGGAATATAAACGGCCTAAATTTGAGGTGAGTTTTGATGCTTTTAAAACATCCTACTTACTTGGCGAAAATGTTACTGTGCAAGGAAAGGCTATAAGTTATTCAGGAGTTTCCTTGAGTGGTGCGAATGTTAGTTACCGAGTTGTGCGTAAAGCTGTGTATCCAGTTTGGTGGGGATTTATGCGCTATTTTCCGATGAATCAATCAGAAGTAGAAATTAGGAATGGCGCTTCTACAACTAATTCGGAAGGAGCATTTTCAATTTCTTTTGATGCGTTACCCGATCTAACACAAAACAATAGCCCCGATTTAACATTTAACTTCCTGGTATTTGCCTCTATTACCGATATAAATGGAGAAACACACAGTGCCGAAAAAACTATAACACTTGGCAATACTGCATACAATTTATCGGCATCATTACCAACCATAGTTGACAAAGAAAAAGAAGTAAAAATTAAATTACGAGCAAGCAATTTAAATGGTGAATATGAGGCTGCAAAAGGAACTCTTACGGTTTACA from Bacteroidota bacterium carries:
- a CDS encoding MarC family protein; protein product: MFDSKEIITVTMILFAVIDVIGSIPVLIDLRSKIGFIQAGKASFASLAIMLVFLFVGEKILGLIGLDISSFAIAGSFVLFFIAIEMILGITLYKDSVPATASIVPIAFPLIAGAGTLTTLLSLKAEYHDSNIIVAICLNMLVVYLVLKNTKYLETILGPGGINIVRKVFGVILLAIAVKLFRTNAGM
- a CDS encoding YceI family protein, with amino-acid sequence MKKLILTISCGIISLTGFSQIYLANNKAAQIKFFSTTPVENIDATNDAVTSILNTTTDSVGVKVPINAFIFPKSLMQEHFNENYMESAKYPNAKFSGKINEKVDYTKNGEYKVTCTGTLTIHGVAQPTTISGTLKINEGKVHLDSKFAVKLKDFKIEVPKLVFQNIAESIDVTMTATYSPYVKKQ
- a CDS encoding DUF4271 domain-containing protein; its protein translation is MNKSALPFISTPLDSNRNKSIISYDISESEASKSTTFDSLLPKKSIPKLELSVPIGPEPIKDFVPTQVKKVKEKKKEKIEQPSNTIAAKDLPLTSLSSTPERQLIQPTALTTDTISQVKKLVKVVPVKVKKFEPAHSYTRSLFESNLLQVHQIEPKVRNKEHNDWVTGILLLVVVIGCIINVSYRSRLKQLFNAFASNRFVHQMVREENVMFQRINIFLSMLFLLITSLFIFQIGRYYKLPFASNNDFVNYAVILFALFAFYFIKISTVNFLGFLLKIEREIKEYVFAVFLYNHFIGLGLIPVVVLLAFVPTIPQNIVFICAAACFLASFLLRAIRSYGNVSGTSRFSVFYLFLYLCALEILPLVVITKLIINIV
- a CDS encoding uroporphyrinogen-III synthase, with the translated sequence MKVKSILVSQPKPESEKSPYFDLAKKCNIKIDFRPFIHVEGIPAADFRKDRINISEHTAVILTSKNAVDHFFRMCQEMRVSIPDTLKYFCISESTAYYLQKYVVYRKRKIFHGKQTFLDLIDVIKKHKEEKFLLPCSDKHKEEVPEVLDQLNINYTKAILYKTVCSDLSDLADVNYDVLVFFSPSGIKSLFQNFPKFKQNKTRIAAFGPTTAKAVKEAGLKLDIHAPMPAAPSMTMALEQYIVKANKGK
- a CDS encoding TIGR01777 family protein, whose product is MTPGKTILITGGTGLVGKHLQHQLLVKGYNIKVLSSNESACDGITIFYWNITSGYIDIRAIENVNYIVHLAGANIAQKRWTAAQKQNILDSRIKSMQLLYSAIDKSTHQLSAVISSSGAGYYGAYTNEKIYHESDTAAEDFLGSICLQWENSVAQFSELKIRTVALRAGVVFAKGGGALEKLKMVAKFGLSAAFGTGKQYFPWIHIHDLCAIYIKAIEDNNMRGAYNAVAPQHINNKYFTSTLAKCLGKPYFLPNVPAFVLKIMLGEMAVMLLEGSRVSCEKIQDAGFVFKFKDCEEAIRDLIV
- a CDS encoding Hsp20/alpha crystallin family protein translates to MTLVKFKNSNMPVIPTFFDTLLGKDFFDYNFSNVKLTLPAANVKETKDNFVLELAAPGMKKSDFKVEVTNSVLTVSSETENKMEESKDGYTRKEFNFESFSRSFNLPQLVNKDMISAEYVNGLLTITIPKREEAKEKPSRLIDIA
- the recJ gene encoding single-stranded-DNA-specific exonuclease RecJ; its protein translation is MKKRWVIAEAPSEQQTNTLATELNIHKVLAALLIQRGVTNFEEARNFFRPQLTALHDPFLMQDMQAAVSRIKSAIQKGERILIYGDYDVDGTTAVALMFSFLKKEYTAIEYYIPDRYSEGYGISVKGIDYAANNNFSLIIALDCGIKSCDKVAYATNRGIDFIICDHHRPGETIPKAIAVLDPKREDCNYPFKELTGCGIGFKLIQAYAAQSEIDFSNLQTYLDLVAVSIAADIVPIVGENRILAHFGLIELNERPRPGFKAMIEIANFSQQKPLTISDVVFIIAPRINAAGRLESGNRAVELLLSETAQHATISGNNLNSTNTERKNIDKLITEQALAIIGDDAYLIQKKSTVLYRPDWHKGVVGIVASRLIEKYYRPTIVLTQSNGLLTGSARSVKNFDVYNAIEACAHLLEQFGGHKYAAGLSLKEENLEAFQLKFEEVVSATIDEKWLTPEIEIDALLDFSDIDAKFFRILKQFAPFGPENMHPVFASKGLTDKGYAKVVGNNHLKLDAIQSNTQLSFPCIAFGLGEYYTQLLQKKPFDMCYTIGENEWMGKSNLQLLVKDFNFYE
- a CDS encoding GHKL domain-containing protein, whose translation is MTQIQKRPRPLFLFYLLVVYVFIQFSWWSYLMVKLNNEVLEQRLHIIALQTSDASEIETAQSELHAKLKKRWLMIAGEGTVFLVLLISGFLQTRKTFKKEAELGLRQKNFLLSITHELKSPIASAKLQLETLLKRDLPKEKQNEIIHNALADTERLNALVENVLIAVRLEDNSFRLLKQVSNFSELVESEMNKLATLFQQQKQHHLSLSIEKGIEFEADRFAFISILTNLYENAIKYSPNVPQITCILKKCEHKILLQIADEGSGVSEAEKQLIFDKFYRIGNEETRKNKGTGLGLYIVKKLVLAHQGTIEVKKNSPKGSIFEIVLIT